Below is a window of Fimbriimonadia bacterium DNA.
AGACGGGCTCGTTCGCCCTTTCGCTGCCGAATGGGGATGCGAACTTGGACAACGTGGTGGACCTGAACGATCTGAGCGCGGTGCTGCTGCGCTTCGCCTCTGCGGGCAACGGCGATCCGGTTGACCTGAACGAGGACGACACGGTGGACCTGCTCGACCTCAGCATCGTCCTGCTGTCGTTCGCGAAGACCGGCGAGTAGAGAGTCAAGCCGACATCGTCTCGACACCGGTCATCAGTCTCATCAGGCCCTCTTCGGTGGCCTGTTCGGCCTGCACCTCGCCGACGATTCGCCCGTTGCGCAGAACCAGAATGCGGTCGCACAAGTTCAGCAACTCCGGCAACTCGCTGGAGATGACCAAGACCCCTCGGCCGTCGTCTGCCATCGCCCGCACCAGCGAGTGGATCTCCGCCTTCGCCCCGACGTCCACCCCGCGAGTGGGCTCGTCGAGAAGCAGTACCTGGCACTGCGCCGCCAGCCACTTGGCCATCACCAGCTTCTGCTGATTGCCGCCAGAAAGCCCCGCTGCGACCGCGTCCAAAGATGGTGCCTTCACGCTCATTGCCGTGAAGAACCTTGTCGCCAGCTCCCGCTCCGCACGCGCGTTCACCCAACCGCCGCGCGAAAGGGAGTCCAGTACAGGAAGCGAGATGTTATCCTTGGCAGACATACCTAGCACGAGCCCGTGCCGTTTGCGGTCTTCGGGCACCAGGCCGACCCCCAGCCGCATCATCGTGGTCGGGCTGCGCTGCTCGATTGCTTGGCCCGCCACGGCCACTTCGCCCTGGACGAGCGGGTCGAGCCCGAAGATAGCCAGTGCCACCTCGGTCCGCCCGGAACCTACCAGGCCTGCCAGCCCGACGATCTCCCCGCCGTGCACGGTGAGATTGATGTCGAAGAACCTGCGCGGGCTGGTCAGGCCCTTCACTCGCAACAGCTCCGGTCCCAACGACACCCTGCTGTTCGTCGGCCTGCTTTCCACCACGCGGCCGATCATCATCCGTATCAGATCATCACGTGTTAGGTCCACGGCAGGACAGGTGCCTACCACTTGTCCGTCCCGCAGGACCGTCACCGTATCACACAGTTCGAACACCTCCTCCATACGGTGTGACACATAGATGCATGACACCCCCTGCGACAGCAGTTCGCGGATCTGCTCGAATAGCACCTGCGTCTCGTATAGCGAGAGGCTGCTAGTAGGCTCGTCGAAGATCAACACCTTCGCGCCGCGCCCCACGGCACCCGCTACCTGTGCCAACTGCTGCTTGCTGATGGGCAGGTCACCAACCAAGCACCACGGGTCTACATCCAAGTGGATGCGCCGTAGCCATGCTCTGGCGCGTCGCTCCATCTCTCTGCGATCCACGAAAGGCCCACGCGCCGGCGGATCGTCCAGACACAGGTTCTCGGCCACCGATAGATTCTCGCAAAACGACAACTCTTGGTGTACGATGCCGATCCCTGCCCGAATAGCATCCAGCGGCCCGGTGAAATGCACCGGCCTGCCATCCAGCAGGACCTGCCCCGCATCCTGCATCAGCAGTCCCGCCAGGACCTTACCCAGTGTGCTCTTGCCTGCGCCATTTTCGCCAACTAACGCATGACAAGAGGCACGCCGCACTTGCAGGCCGACATCGTCCAGTGCTAACACGCCGGGAA
It encodes the following:
- a CDS encoding sugar ABC transporter ATP-binding protein; translation: MTSRPSEEVVLEARGITKRFPGVLALDDVGLQVRRASCHALVGENGAGKSTLGKVLAGLLMQDAGQVLLDGRPVHFTGPLDAIRAGIGIVHQELSFCENLSVAENLCLDDPPARGPFVDRREMERRARAWLRRIHLDVDPWCLVGDLPISKQQLAQVAGAVGRGAKVLIFDEPTSSLSLYETQVLFEQIRELLSQGVSCIYVSHRMEEVFELCDTVTVLRDGQVVGTCPAVDLTRDDLIRMMIGRVVESRPTNSRVSLGPELLRVKGLTSPRRFFDINLTVHGGEIVGLAGLVGSGRTEVALAIFGLDPLVQGEVAVAGQAIEQRSPTTMMRLGVGLVPEDRKRHGLVLGMSAKDNISLPVLDSLSRGGWVNARAERELATRFFTAMSVKAPSLDAVAAGLSGGNQQKLVMAKWLAAQCQVLLLDEPTRGVDVGAKAEIHSLVRAMADDGRGVLVISSELPELLNLCDRILVLRNGRIVGEVQAEQATEEGLMRLMTGVETMSA